The nucleotide window cCTCTCCTTTCCTCAGATCTCTAAGCTCCGATTTTGAAGAGATAGAAGTCCAAAGAGAGGTGAAAAGAGTAAGCTAGGTTTTGGGTTCACCTCATACCTTTGATTTTGCACAAatggatgagagagagaaaggtgagAAAAGTGAGCTGagttttgtaccatattttttgttttggtcgaaaagttccattttttctaGCGACTGAAGCTTCGGCAGGCATAGTAAGGTAGGAGTGTTTCGTGCCAAGTTCCTTCATCAATGATTTATGAAATAACGTAGATGACGTTAAAGGTCATGCATGTCTGTGAAATAACGACAACGAGTATCATGTTTTCCAAGTGCACGGTTAAGCGGTGGTTGATATATGTAACGAGACTTTTCAAATTGTCACTATAACTTTCCACTATACCAATATGTTGCCATTAGAGCTTCTCTCGTTCtgtgcatatcatgtgcatgtacTATACATATTATGTGCATATAGTGTATTATGTGTAGATGGTGCGTATTTACATTTTTGATACTCTTCGCATTAACATAGTTTACTACTTTTTCCTTTGTTTCATAAGCATGCCCTGCAAATACGAAAAAGCAAACGAGCTTGTGAAACAATTTCTTTTGATTCAGTTGGCCATTCAAACTGCAATTTTTTCAAATCCCTAAAATATTAGAACCCAAgtaaatttgataccaaattcaaaTGAATGAATCTTCGATTCTTCATATAAAGTTTAGGGCCATTTATCTGATTGAAACATTTTTCTGATTTCAAAGATAGAGCTGTGAGCtatgggtttttgggttgagcTCAGATCTGTGTGCATGTCCTATGCATGTCGTGTACATACAGTGTATGAGCGAGCTTAATACGAAGAGAGCGAACAAGTACGCGAAACAATTTCGCCCATATCCTTCTCTCTTCCTACTTTCCACTATgatttctctcttttccctcaaaTTTATCTCTTCTCCAAAAGGTAACTGACCtttaatacatttttttttcatttaattatagCAAAAGCCAAACCTTATTTTAGTGCTTGTAAATttggatcgagagagagagaagagagaagaaatgaaaacccacatataaataagagaaatgataaaaaataaaaaataaaaaatgaaggatTTGGGTCTCCTCCAAGAAACACCAAACCAAtcacttcaactccaaaaattcatcaatcaaaaagcaaaattaagcAAACCTAGTTCATAAAACCTACGAATGAAAAGGTAAAAATCAAAGAAGATGAGCGGGTTAGAGAGAGAGCTCTTGTGCATATTcgaaatggagagagagagagagagagcttggatgaagaagatgagtggGTTAGAGAGAGcttggatgaagaagatgagtggGTTAGAGAGAGCTCttggatgaagaagatgggtggGTTAGGGTTCTTTGAACTAGAATTGGGGAGAATATTTTCGCTCTCTCCTCTCTATTTCTCTTTCTACAAAATGAGAAATGAGAGCTTAAATTTCTGGATAACCCATTTATATAGGAGGGcaatttgataattttaaggtatagaaaaaatcttttttttgtCCCAATATTAAAAAACTGTCATATTTCTAGGTATttaccaattttatttttcacctaTAGAGTAGGCAAATATTGGGTTTTTTGTGTTCTCCCTGTAACGTAGGTATATTATACATGTATTTTAACCCTAAGATGGAGGTATCATATATGCTTTCAATTTCATCGTTTTCTATTACCTTGTACAACACGATATATGAATATGATGATTCAACCAGTTGAGAATCTTCCTGTAACTATGAGCGGTACTAccccttcttcttcatctcatCATGCGTAAGTACATCCTATATCTAGCTTCCTAGCTGCTCTTCTATACTTGAAACTACTTCTGCTTTTGGTTATGAACAAGTATTTTTTTAGGTTTACAGTTTTGATACTAGGCTTGCTTTTCTaatcatatatttataatattgcaCAAGCTGAGTTCGATATGGTTTATgcttaaattattattataaagaaaatgaaagagagtttgaaactattacaatgATCTTGAGGAATGGAGTTTCGAAATTATTACAATATTTAGGGGAGGGGAGTTTCAAAACCATTACAGTAATTTAAGGGAGAGGGAGTTTCGAACCCGGGACACAACAACCTATTCAATATAATCtaactcaacaaaataaagaaaaataataacaagTAAAaatagggatgtgatatccacacacccctttttacttctctcacacccttttaattttcggccgtcggatcggatgaattgaagaagatcaaatgacaaaaattaacaaggagtgtgggagaagtaaaaaggggtgtgtggatagcacatccctaaaAATAATACCCCAAACCTAAATTGTGGTAGAAGTTACTTGAGGAAACTCATCAGTTTGTTCTTCGGGTTCTGTTGCGAAACGTCGGATGATCATATTCACATAGTCTTCCAATTTACCAAATGTATGAACAACTAATGCAACTGCACTTTCATACAACATTTTGAGGTATTTGATGGCGTACTCAGCTACAACCTTCACAAACCAACCAACCCAGAAGAATCCGGCGACTTTCCCTAAACCTGGCACAAGGATCACCACTTCTAAAATCAAGGCAAGAGTTCCAAAGAGGAGACTAATCTTATTGATCATTGATTCTGCCATATCCGAATTAGGGTGAGCTTGCACGTGGAGTATTCTAGAGGCAATTAGTAATCCGCCATAAGCAATTAGCACAACGATAAGGGACATCATAGCCGGATAGTCTGTGTCGAACAAAGACTCATTTTTAGCTCCTTGCTTTAGTGGGAGGAAACCACCTAGCATGGCGATGAGggaacatatatatttatgcaccTTTCCAAAATGTTCTTCGCTTGTGCTGTTATATATATACAGTTAATGAGAAATTAAATAGAATTGTATTAATGAATTATCTACAATATATAACTAATAAGAAAATGCTAGAGAGACCATATTTTTGTTGTGTACTAATATGATATGGCAAGTGATGTGTACATACTAcgtcaattaatgaatttatctcattatatatatatatatatatatagagttaATGAGAAAATTAAATAGAATTGCATTAATGAATTATCTACAATATATGACTAATAAGAAAAATGCTAGAGAGACCATATTTTTGTTGTGTACTGATATGATATGGCAAGTGATGTGTACATATTAcgtcaattaatgaatttatctcattatatatatatatagttaatgAGAAAATTAAATAGAATTGCATTAATGAATTATCTACAATATATGACTAATAAGAAAATGCTAGAGAGACCATATTTTTGTTATGTACTAATATGATATGACATGTGATGTGTACATACCAcgtcaattaatgaatttatctcATTGAATGTTGGTTATAtacatcaatatatatatatatatatatatatatatatatatatatatatatatatattaatcaaACCGATATATCATCTAAAATCAACTAATTAAGAACGTATGATATATCTATAGATTAATCAAGTCAATATATCATCTAAAATCAACTAAGTGAGAACTAATGACCTATAAATTAATCAAGCCAATATATCACCTGAAATCAACTGATTAAGTAGGTAAGTTGTAACAGGTACCTAGCTAGCTCTTATTTTCTTCAATGTTTGTTAATAACGAATCGATCTAGAGTTCTAGACATCCAAGGCTCTTAATTTCTCAAAATATGCCTAAGACATATCAAGAGCTGAGTTGTATAGATTAATTGCTAATTAATGAGTTCTTTTTGGTCTCCCATCATTTTCCCCAAGTAAAAGGCAAAATAAAAAAGGCAAGcagagtatacacttacccttctAGTTCCATATGTAGAGGGACGCTAACAGCAATGTCTGGAACACGATCCATCTGATTATATATAACACTTCTGCACAgaggaacacaaaaacaaaattcatattGAAGACTCGTCACAccttcacacacacacagacgcaAGAGCTCTGTTTTCTCTTTTCGATAACTGAGAGctctgttttttgttttgttttgttttgtttatattcCGGCAAAAGAAGACTCCAAAACAGATTTGCAACGAAAAATATGGCCAATTGCAGCCATCAAGGTTAAGATAGTACTTAAGACGGCAAGCAGATATTCAAATGGTACCATAACGGTCCGGCGGTGAGTGCGATTTGAGCTGCACACAAAATGAAAGCACAAGGAAAATAAAAAGGCACTTACTTTTGTGAGCAGGCAAGGGTAGAAGAAGGGAAGGAGCGTGGATGTCGTCTTCAAATGCAAATTCATGAACCAGAAATACGATTTTGTGAGTGAAAAAGTGCAACTGGGCTCTGCGGGGATGTTGGGCAGAAGAGAAGACTGTCTGACTATATTTATACCGGTGTAGGAATATGAAGCTGGGACTCAGGTCACTTCTTCGAACatgcaaaacaaagatagaagacGACTTCTTGTGGTTTTGAGACAGTATACTGAAGGCGACTTGTTGTGGTATTGAGACAGTATACTGTGTGAATGTTTACTGAAAGCATTATCGTGTGAATGTTAAAGCGagttatttggttttttttttttgggggaaaatgATCCTTGCCGGAtctttttttctgaaaaatccTGGGAATCTTGTAATCGtgatcgtttatcgtacatcgtgtggttaatttttttagtgttatttatatttaattttaaattttaaattttgaaatgatttcagACCTCACAATGTATGGTGAATCATTATAATCATAGAATCTTCAAGAAAAAGATCCGGGCAGGAATTTTATTTTGATGGACATAATTGGTTTTTAGACCGttcgccggatccttttccttttttgggTGGACTTAATTGGTCTTGAGACCGCCGTATGTTGAAAGCAACTTAGCAAGTTATTTGGTTTGTTGCGAGACTATATAGTGAAAGCGACATTTTTGCCTATTTGGTTTTGAGACTGTATAGTAGTGAAAGCGACATTTTTGCCTATTTGGTTTTGAGACTGTATAGCGACATTTTTGCCTATTTGGTTTTGAGACTCTATAGTAGTGAAAGCGACATTTTTGCCTATTTGGTTTTGAGACTATATAGCGACATTTTTGCCTATTTGATTTCGAGACTGTATAGTAGTGAAAGCGACATTTTTGCCTATTTGGTTTTGAGACTGTATAGCGACATTTTTGCCTATTTGGTTTCGAGACTGTATAGTAGTGAAAGCGACATTTTTGCCTATTTGGTTTTGAGACTGTATAGCGACATTTTTGCCTATTTGGTTTCGAGACTGTATAGTAGTGAAAGCGACATTTTTGCCTATTTGGTTTTGAGACTGTATAGCGACATTTTTGCCTATTTGGTTTCGAGACTGTATAGTAGTGAAAGCGACATTTTTGCCTATTTGGTTTTGAGACTGTATAGTGACATTTTTGCCTATTTGGTTTTGAGAGTGACATTTTTGCCTATTTGGTTTTGAGACTGTATAGTAGTGAAAGCGACATTTTTGCGTTTGTGACCTTATTTGGTTTCGAGACTGTATAGTAGTGAAAGCTTTtcgccaaaggtgaatttgaaccacattattactagctcatcaCACCCTCtcccttttagtgtagataatattgtttgttaaaaaaaaaaaaaaaaaaaaaaaacatgggcagtttttgtttaaaaaaaaaaaaaaacattggcaGGAAAGAAAattcacacaaactaaattttacaattttttttttttcaaaacctcacCCAAAGGGATCTtaatgtggagcaaaaaataatcacaaggcgacacgtggatttttggataaaaaaaaagataaaaataccCTTAAGGCATATCGggattcctacacgcgagcagcagacaatcatccctcaaccaagtcaaaagtgcccaaaataggtatttattcaaaacttatttcatctatcttctccacaaggtaatcCCAAaatattccttttaaattatgttaattggctaattaatgaatttattacctaattaatctattaatggccaattaaactaccaattacacccaaaaaacaCACAAAGGCCGGTCACCTTCTCTCCCAAGGGGGCTAGCCAAGCCTTATATATTCtacctcattttctctaaaaagctAAGTTTTCACTCTTGCTAAACACTaaaaaattctccaaacacttgtCTCTCAAACTTCTAACTTTGGTATCGaaggttctttggccaaagtcctcccccccccccaattcatcgtgggcgcgtgaggttttcggccttgacctaaggtgttatttgttttgtaagtgcaattttgtccaagaataaGGAgtaagaaatttgcatccacaaattggtgctttcattgagagttgagtcccACACTCATAGAAGACTCTCACGTCCaaggtttttctattttcttgtccattcgtagatttttcgtacgtttttattattagaattttttatttgcgaaaattctttgataaaacttaaaagagaagtacaatagctagaaatttagaaaattcagcaagtgaaaattccaatatttaAGAGATAGGACTGcggcgatccacgaggctaaatgtgacaataagtggagcggcatcatcaccacgagtttccaccatgggaaccaccacagTGGCCACCCATGGCGAGGTTCATGGTGTCATCACCACgacccgagccgtgccatctaagcaagcccaagccgtgccatccaaggttTACGACACCAAGGCCATGgcccaagccatgtcactccaTGCCCAATGCGAGCCCAACACGTTGCCAAGCAGAGCCCAATCCTCGCACTTGCGTGCATTACACGCCGAGTAGCCCGTTCCAGTGGCCCAGTCTGCTTCTGCGACCCAGCTTGCTCCAGTGGTTTTCCAAGTAGCCCAAGTCGACCCGAGAATATCTCAACCATTCGGACCAACCATCGAGCTGAGGCCATTTTGACCACATTTCTccacagatttgacatttcccaactcaaatctcgcgctcgGAGTTTACCACTCTTTCATTGCTCAaagaggcgcattccttcctaACTTTTCCAATCTGAAtagcgaacaacacttgtcccaacaagtcatagagttgacgagcgcccttgcacaatagaagaccttggtgaatcagctcttgCAATGCACCGGGATCCATCGTGCCATAGACGAGGTGTCTCGGAGtaagacaagggcagacgagGAACTTCTTCAGTAGCGTCCCGGTACGCAACCATTAAACTAGCCATGAACCGAGCATTTGAGCAATATACACTCCCAATTGGGCCACCGGGATAGCGTATACTTCCGTCTTAGTGCGCGgatgagcgtgcactctcgactaagCCCACGGACGAGCATACGTTCACGGTTGAGGCCAcactccgataatcaacatgagcagcctTCTAGGCGAAGTGATCATTCGCGGCTAGGCCCGCAATGAGCATCAACTGCATCACATCGGAGTAGACAGCATAACGAATGGATGGAAGTAGTCACTCAATCTggttcaagttcaaccagcagcctacGAAGAATTCTTGACCTGCTAGGAATGGACCACATACATCGTTGCGGCTGCTTAGACGAGCAGAGAACatagaagagcagcctagaccagcaggtCAAGACCGGGGGCAAACGAGAGTTCCGCTACcctaacaaaggcaaattcagaaAGAGGTAGAGAGGCTCATCAACAAGCTATTGCACAATTTCCAACGCAATGAATGGGCCGATGAAGCGCTACGACGAgatatgaccaacataagcaagtcacccttcacggacgagatcgagcagacaGAGCCTTCACGCAAGTTTAACATGCCACACTTTACATTTTTCAAAGAAGATGGAGATCCGGAGAGGCACTTGAAGCACTACCGAAGCATGATGGTCCTTTATCGAAGCAACGATGTccttatgtgcaaaatattcGCAACCGctttacaaggcgaggcgcaagattggtttcacACCTTGCCACCACGATCCATCCGGAGttttgatgatctttccttggttttcaccaaagagt belongs to Malus sylvestris chromosome 17, drMalSylv7.2, whole genome shotgun sequence and includes:
- the LOC126609644 gene encoding uncharacterized protein LOC126609644, which codes for MDRVPDIAVSVPLHMELEGTSEEHFGKVHKYICSLIAMLGGFLPLKQGAKNESLFDTDYPAMMSLIVVLIAYGGLLIASRILHVQAHPNSDMAESMINKISLLFGTLALILEVVILVPGLGKVAGFFWVGWFVKVVAEYAIKYLKMLYESAVALVVHTFGKLEDYVNMIIRRFATEPEEQTDEFPQVTSTTI